From the Streptomyces sp. KMM 9044 genome, one window contains:
- a CDS encoding sodium:solute symporter family protein, with amino-acid sequence MNSLDWAVLIGYFAVMVAIGVWSHKRVGDVSDFFTAGGKMPWWLSGISHHMSGYSAVMFTGYAGIAYTYGVTSFVTWSFPIALGIAIGSKLFAPRINRLRSRLHVASPLEYLKNRYDLKTQQALAWSGMLLKIVDVGAKWAAIATLLAVFTGVSLNEGILITGVVTAIYCTIGGLWADALTELGQFIIQLLAGLAMFFAVVVELGDHGGFFGVWDEPELQGHAEPLVGPYGTIFLLAFLFIKLFEYNGGMLNQAQRYMATATPREAERSARLSAALWLVWPLVLFFPMWMSPLLVESQKADGSDSYALMTEQLLPHGLLGLVIVGFFSHTMAMCSSDANAIAAVFTRDVAPVLSARARRWNDRTGLLAARVTTVVFLGLSMAVATQVDSPTFKDIITVVIKWVAGLMGPIAIPMMLGLLRPFRRSGPTAALTSWSMGLLAFWLVNYPVHWAVEGGVSLEYQVSIPLAVSLILYVLVGYAKPEDTPERMAVIERINTDGDDSAAAAVPAQSGAPDAAPARTTD; translated from the coding sequence ATGAACAGTCTCGACTGGGCGGTGCTCATCGGCTACTTCGCGGTGATGGTCGCCATCGGTGTCTGGTCGCACAAGCGGGTGGGCGACGTCAGCGACTTCTTCACGGCCGGGGGAAAGATGCCCTGGTGGCTTTCGGGCATCTCCCACCACATGTCGGGCTACAGCGCGGTGATGTTCACCGGCTACGCCGGCATCGCGTACACGTACGGCGTGACGTCCTTCGTCACCTGGTCCTTCCCCATCGCCCTCGGTATCGCCATCGGGTCGAAGCTGTTCGCCCCGCGGATCAACCGGCTGCGCTCCCGGCTCCATGTGGCGTCCCCGCTGGAGTACCTCAAGAACCGTTACGACCTGAAGACCCAGCAGGCGCTGGCCTGGTCCGGCATGCTGCTGAAGATCGTGGACGTGGGCGCGAAGTGGGCGGCGATCGCCACGCTGCTGGCGGTGTTCACCGGCGTCTCGCTCAACGAGGGCATCCTCATCACCGGCGTGGTCACGGCGATCTACTGCACCATCGGCGGCCTGTGGGCGGACGCACTGACGGAGTTGGGACAGTTCATCATCCAACTGCTTGCCGGTCTCGCCATGTTCTTCGCCGTGGTGGTCGAACTCGGTGACCACGGAGGCTTCTTCGGTGTGTGGGACGAGCCGGAGCTCCAGGGTCATGCGGAGCCGCTGGTCGGGCCGTACGGCACGATCTTCCTGCTGGCGTTCCTGTTCATCAAGCTCTTCGAGTACAACGGCGGCATGCTCAACCAGGCCCAGCGGTACATGGCCACGGCCACACCCCGCGAGGCGGAGCGCTCGGCGCGGCTCTCGGCGGCGCTGTGGCTGGTCTGGCCGCTGGTGCTGTTCTTCCCGATGTGGATGTCGCCGCTGCTGGTGGAGTCCCAGAAGGCGGACGGCTCCGACTCGTACGCGCTGATGACCGAACAACTGCTGCCACACGGCCTGCTGGGCCTGGTCATCGTCGGCTTCTTCTCCCACACGATGGCGATGTGCTCCTCGGACGCCAACGCCATCGCGGCCGTGTTCACCCGGGACGTCGCCCCGGTGCTGTCGGCGAGGGCGCGGCGCTGGAACGACCGGACGGGGCTGCTCGCGGCCCGGGTGACGACCGTGGTCTTCCTCGGCCTGTCCATGGCGGTGGCGACACAGGTCGACTCGCCCACCTTCAAGGACATCATCACCGTGGTCATCAAATGGGTGGCCGGCCTGATGGGGCCGATCGCCATCCCGATGATGCTGGGTCTGCTGCGGCCGTTCCGCCGCTCGGGCCCGACCGCGGCGCTCACCAGCTGGTCCATGGGCCTGCTGGCCTTCTGGCTGGTCAACTACCCCGTCCACTGGGCCGTCGAGGGGGGCGTGTCCCTGGAGTACCAGGTCTCGATCCCGCTCGCCGTCTCACTGATCCTGTACGTCCTGGTCGGCTACGCGAAGCCGGAGGACACCCCGGAACGGATGGCGGTCATCGAGCGCATCAACACCGACGGTGACGACTCCGCCGCGGCGGCGGTGCCTGCGCAGTCCGGAGCCCCGGACGCGGCACCCGCCCGGACGACGGACTAG
- a CDS encoding LLM class F420-dependent oxidoreductase yields MRIAVTIFLTDETITPTRLARELEQRGYAGLYLPEHTHIPVERTTPYPAGAELPREYTRTLDPFVALGQAAAVTGRIGIGTGITLAAQHDPIDLAKQIATLDHLSDGRFTLGVGFGWNVEEAADHGVQWHTRRDLVRDRMGLMQALWSEEPTPYEGEFGSVRASFVYPKPVQKPRGPVVGPRTLVGGAAGPKLFTHICAYADGWLPIGGRGLSESLPALRTAWADAGRDPGALQVVPYAVRPSPGKLAHYADLGIDEVVVQLPPEEEAGVLRALDAYQPYVTDAR; encoded by the coding sequence ATGCGCATCGCCGTCACGATCTTCCTCACCGACGAGACGATCACCCCCACCCGGCTCGCCCGTGAGCTGGAACAGCGCGGGTATGCCGGGCTGTACCTGCCCGAGCACACGCACATCCCCGTCGAACGGACCACCCCGTACCCGGCGGGCGCCGAGCTGCCCCGGGAGTACACCCGCACCCTGGACCCGTTCGTCGCGCTCGGGCAGGCCGCGGCCGTCACCGGGCGGATCGGCATCGGCACCGGCATCACGCTCGCCGCGCAGCACGACCCGATCGACCTGGCCAAGCAGATCGCGACCCTCGACCACCTCTCCGACGGCCGGTTCACCCTCGGAGTCGGCTTCGGCTGGAACGTCGAGGAGGCCGCCGACCACGGCGTGCAGTGGCATACCCGGCGCGATCTGGTCCGGGACCGGATGGGCCTGATGCAGGCCCTGTGGTCGGAGGAACCGACCCCGTACGAAGGCGAGTTCGGCAGTGTCCGGGCCAGCTTCGTGTACCCCAAGCCGGTCCAGAAGCCGCGGGGCCCGGTCGTCGGGCCGCGCACCCTGGTCGGAGGGGCGGCAGGCCCGAAACTGTTCACGCACATCTGCGCGTACGCCGACGGCTGGCTGCCGATCGGCGGGCGCGGCCTGTCCGAGTCCCTGCCCGCGCTGCGCACCGCCTGGGCCGACGCCGGCCGCGACCCCGGTGCCCTCCAGGTCGTCCCGTACGCGGTCCGGCCCAGCCCGGGGAAGCTCGCCCACTACGCCGACCTGGGGATCGACGAGGTCGTGGTGCAACTGCCGCCGGAGGAGGAGGCGGGGGTGCTGCGGGCGCTGGACGCGTACCAGCCGTACGTCACCGACGCCCGATGA
- a CDS encoding ADP-ribosylglycohydrolase family protein gives MDATGGPVWGRREQQDFRSRVRGTLLGVALGDALGAPVDGQGVDAIRRAHGAAGITGLAPAHGRRGAVTHLTQMTLFSVDGLIRAQVRRDTGAWHPPTDLHRAYLRWATTQRDWGPDERRKEDGWLAREEWLYARRDPARALLIGLGDERMGTPEEPKNPGEAGPEAAARSAPFGLLVGWEPQLVAQLAVECAAQTHGHPTAYLAAGAYVVIVHGLARGETLDTAVQRALALLAARPGHQPVSDALQHALGAVRQGMPTPERVTRLSGAGDAEGLVAVAVYCALVGEDIRHGLCLAVNQDGPSAAAGALTGGLLGALYGETALPPAWLAELEGRPTLLELADDFAMEMTQGPALHGPAGSSPAWMARYPRGAGGSLTG, from the coding sequence GTGGACGCGACTGGCGGACCCGTGTGGGGGCGCCGCGAGCAGCAGGACTTCCGCAGCCGGGTGCGCGGGACACTGCTCGGGGTGGCCCTCGGGGACGCGCTGGGCGCGCCCGTGGACGGCCAGGGCGTCGACGCGATCCGCCGGGCGCACGGTGCCGCCGGGATCACCGGGCTCGCCCCCGCCCACGGACGGCGCGGTGCCGTCACCCATCTCACCCAGATGACCCTGTTCTCCGTGGACGGCCTGATCCGCGCCCAGGTGCGGCGCGACACCGGTGCCTGGCACCCGCCGACCGACCTGCACCGCGCGTATCTGCGCTGGGCCACCACCCAGCGGGACTGGGGGCCCGACGAGCGCCGCAAGGAGGACGGGTGGCTCGCCCGTGAGGAGTGGCTCTACGCCCGCCGCGACCCGGCCCGCGCGCTGCTGATCGGGCTGGGGGACGAGAGGATGGGCACGCCCGAGGAGCCCAAGAACCCGGGTGAGGCGGGCCCCGAGGCGGCGGCCCGGTCGGCGCCCTTCGGGCTGCTCGTCGGCTGGGAGCCGCAGCTCGTCGCCCAGCTCGCCGTGGAGTGCGCGGCACAGACCCACGGTCATCCGACCGCCTACCTCGCGGCCGGCGCGTACGTGGTGATCGTGCACGGGCTGGCCCGGGGCGAGACCCTCGACACGGCGGTGCAGCGGGCACTCGCTCTGCTGGCCGCACGGCCGGGGCACCAGCCCGTGTCGGACGCCCTGCAGCACGCCCTGGGTGCCGTGCGGCAGGGGATGCCGACACCGGAGCGGGTGACCCGGCTGAGCGGGGCCGGGGACGCCGAGGGGCTCGTCGCCGTCGCCGTGTACTGCGCGCTGGTGGGGGAGGACATACGGCACGGGCTGTGCCTCGCCGTCAACCAGGACGGGCCCAGCGCGGCGGCCGGTGCGCTGACCGGCGGGCTGCTGGGGGCCCTTTACGGCGAAACGGCCCTCCCGCCGGCCTGGCTGGCCGAACTGGAGGGCCGTCCCACGCTGCTGGAACTCGCCGACGACTTCGCCATGGAGATGACCCAGGGTCCCGCCCTGCACGGGCCGGCCGGGTCGTCCCCGGCCTGGATGGCGCGCTATCCGAGAGGGGCGGGCGGCTCCCTGACCGGGTGA
- a CDS encoding AfsR/SARP family transcriptional regulator has protein sequence MDGAPRVPEQRRPGSPAEPPASPASRESRESRERLEPPESPAPPVLRFSVLGPVRAWRDGEPVGTGSPQQRALFAALLLRGGRTATAAELIDALWGDKPPSQALAAVRTYASRLRKTLGSGVLVSESGGYAVRGTGEGALDVGVARGLAADAERARNAGDLHTARTLLDRALALWDGETLAGVPGPYAQAQRVRLEEWRLQLSETRLDMDLEQGCHTEAVSELTALTAAHPLRERLRELLMLALYRSGRQAEALAVYADTRRLLADELGVDPRPGLQELQQRILRADPQLAEPSSPAPPEPAASPVRPAQLPANVPDFTGRSSFVRELGAILASAEGRVMAVSALAGIGGVGKTTLAVHVAHQARAVFPDGQLYVDLQGAGSRAAEPETVLGAFLRALGTPEAAVPDSLEERAALYRSALDGRRVLVLLDNARDAAQVRPLLPGTEGCAALVTSRVRMVDLAGAHLVDLDVMSPDEALALFTRVVGEERVASEREAALDVVAACGFLPLAIRIAASRLAARRTWTVSVLTAKLADERRRLDELQAGDLAVKATFELGYGQLEPAQARAFRLLGLADGPDISLAAAAAVLDLPADDTEDLLESLVDTSLLESAAPGRYRLHDLVRLYARACAERDERPPGERAAALSRLLDFYLATAAGVYALERPGDRLADHLAATDHPGLRFPDRRAARDWLYTEANCLLSFARQCADLPDTLRRSIDLLWAAVDLSESGANSKEYEATARTLLDAARKAGVARVEARALMTLAHAHLDGGRFDLADEEADQVVRLARRADDLLPVCWAHNARGVIALYQGRTEAGEEHLTHAIAHFRTLRDRPGEASALCNLSRVRLAAGSTDSAVALAQEGMEIYDAMGNSLRGANGRYALGMALTQSHRLVDAADRLLEALEVFRDSRQRLWEGMTLFRLAEVDLAGQRYAQGAANAELALTVLRGIGGEWRRGNVLTVLGHALTGVGHTGRARVCWEEAVRIYEALGSPEAAAVRALLTPVEAA, from the coding sequence ATGGACGGCGCACCGCGCGTACCGGAGCAGCGGCGTCCCGGTTCGCCGGCGGAGCCACCGGCGTCGCCGGCGTCGCGGGAGTCACGGGAGTCACGGGAACGGCTGGAGCCGCCCGAGTCGCCCGCCCCGCCGGTGCTGCGCTTCAGCGTGCTCGGCCCGGTGCGCGCCTGGCGTGACGGGGAGCCCGTCGGCACCGGCAGTCCGCAGCAACGCGCTCTGTTCGCAGCCCTGTTGCTCCGCGGCGGACGTACGGCGACGGCGGCCGAGCTGATCGACGCCCTGTGGGGCGACAAGCCCCCCTCACAGGCCCTGGCCGCGGTCCGTACGTACGCGTCCCGGCTGCGGAAGACGCTGGGGTCCGGCGTTCTGGTCAGCGAGTCCGGTGGGTACGCGGTGCGCGGGACGGGCGAGGGCGCGCTGGATGTCGGGGTGGCGCGGGGGCTGGCCGCCGACGCCGAGCGGGCGAGGAACGCCGGGGACCTGCACACGGCCCGTACGCTCCTGGACCGCGCCCTCGCGCTGTGGGACGGCGAGACGCTGGCGGGCGTACCGGGCCCGTACGCACAGGCGCAGCGGGTGCGGCTGGAGGAGTGGCGGCTCCAACTCTCGGAGACGCGGCTGGACATGGACCTGGAGCAGGGCTGCCACACGGAGGCCGTCTCGGAGCTGACGGCGCTCACGGCGGCGCACCCGCTGCGCGAACGCCTGCGCGAGCTGCTGATGCTGGCGCTGTACCGCAGCGGCCGCCAGGCGGAGGCGCTGGCGGTGTACGCGGACACCCGCCGGCTGCTCGCCGACGAGCTGGGCGTGGACCCGCGCCCCGGCCTCCAGGAGCTCCAGCAGCGCATCCTCCGGGCGGACCCCCAGCTGGCGGAGCCCTCCTCCCCCGCGCCGCCCGAACCGGCCGCCTCCCCCGTCCGTCCCGCACAACTCCCCGCTAATGTGCCCGACTTCACCGGCCGCTCGTCCTTCGTACGCGAACTCGGCGCGATCCTCGCCTCGGCCGAGGGCCGGGTGATGGCGGTGTCCGCGCTGGCCGGGATAGGCGGCGTCGGCAAGACGACGCTCGCCGTGCACGTCGCCCACCAGGCGCGGGCCGTCTTCCCCGACGGCCAGCTGTACGTCGACCTCCAGGGCGCGGGCTCCCGGGCGGCCGAGCCGGAGACGGTCCTCGGCGCCTTCCTGCGCGCCCTCGGCACTCCGGAGGCGGCCGTGCCGGACTCGCTGGAGGAGCGGGCGGCGCTGTACCGTTCCGCGCTGGACGGCCGCAGAGTGCTGGTGCTGCTGGACAACGCGCGCGACGCGGCCCAGGTACGGCCCCTGCTGCCGGGCACGGAGGGCTGCGCGGCCCTGGTGACGTCCCGGGTGCGGATGGTGGACCTGGCCGGCGCCCACCTGGTCGACCTGGACGTGATGTCCCCGGACGAGGCGCTGGCCCTGTTCACGAGGGTCGTGGGCGAGGAGCGGGTCGCGTCGGAGCGCGAGGCCGCACTGGACGTCGTCGCGGCGTGCGGGTTCCTCCCGCTGGCCATCCGCATCGCGGCCTCCCGTCTCGCGGCCCGCCGCACCTGGACCGTGTCCGTGCTGACGGCCAAGCTCGCCGACGAGCGCCGCCGCCTGGACGAACTGCAGGCGGGCGACCTCGCGGTGAAGGCCACCTTCGAACTCGGCTACGGCCAGCTGGAGCCCGCCCAGGCCCGCGCCTTCCGCCTGCTCGGCCTGGCCGACGGCCCCGACATCTCCCTGGCGGCGGCCGCGGCCGTCCTGGACCTCCCGGCCGACGACACGGAGGACCTGCTGGAGTCCCTGGTGGACACCTCCCTGCTGGAGTCCGCCGCGCCCGGCCGTTACCGCCTGCACGACCTGGTCCGCCTCTACGCGCGCGCCTGCGCCGAACGCGACGAGCGGCCCCCGGGCGAACGCGCCGCGGCCCTCTCCCGCCTGCTGGACTTCTACCTGGCGACGGCGGCGGGCGTGTACGCACTCGAGCGGCCGGGGGACCGGCTGGCCGACCATCTGGCCGCCACCGACCACCCCGGACTGCGCTTCCCCGACCGCAGGGCGGCGCGGGACTGGCTCTACACCGAGGCGAACTGCCTGCTGTCCTTCGCCCGCCAGTGCGCCGACCTGCCGGACACGCTGCGCCGGAGCATCGACCTGCTGTGGGCCGCCGTGGACCTGTCGGAGTCGGGGGCCAACTCCAAGGAGTACGAGGCCACCGCGCGTACCCTTCTCGACGCCGCCCGGAAGGCCGGTGTCGCGCGGGTGGAGGCACGGGCGCTGATGACGCTGGCGCACGCGCACCTCGACGGCGGCCGGTTCGACCTGGCCGACGAGGAGGCCGATCAGGTCGTCCGGCTGGCCCGGCGGGCCGACGACCTGCTGCCCGTGTGCTGGGCCCACAACGCCCGCGGAGTGATCGCCCTCTACCAGGGCCGCACCGAGGCCGGCGAGGAGCATCTGACCCACGCCATCGCGCACTTCCGGACGCTGCGCGACCGCCCCGGTGAGGCGAGCGCGCTCTGCAACCTCTCACGGGTCCGGCTCGCCGCCGGCAGCACCGACAGCGCCGTGGCGCTCGCCCAGGAGGGCATGGAGATCTACGACGCCATGGGCAACTCCCTGCGCGGCGCGAACGGCCGCTACGCCCTCGGCATGGCCCTCACCCAGAGCCACCGGCTCGTCGACGCGGCCGACCGGCTCCTGGAGGCGCTGGAGGTCTTCCGCGACAGCCGGCAGCGGCTGTGGGAGGGCATGACCCTGTTCCGCCTGGCGGAGGTCGACCTCGCCGGGCAGCGGTACGCCCAGGGCGCGGCGAACGCCGAGCTGGCACTGACGGTGCTGCGCGGCATCGGTGGTGAGTGGCGGCGCGGCAACGTCCTGACCGTCCTGGGCCACGCCCTCACCGGCGTCGGCCACACGGGCCGCGCCCGCGTCTGCTGGGAGGAGGCGGTCCGTATCTACGAGGCGCTCGGGTCACCGGAGGCGGCAGCGGTACGGGCCCTGCTGACGCCGGTCGAGGCGGCCTGA
- a CDS encoding bifunctional FO biosynthesis protein CofGH, with translation MTTSASATSGTGPTENSMRRALKRARDGVSLDVAEAAVLLRARGEQLEDLSASAARVRDAGLLAAGRPGVITYSKSVFIPLTRLCRDKCHYCTFVTVPGRLRRAGHGMFMSPDEVLDVARKGAAAGCKEALITLGDKPEDRWPEAREWLEAHGYDDTIAYVRAVSVRILEETGLLPHLNPGVLTWTDFQRLKPVAPSMGMMLETTATRLWSEPGGPHHGSPDKEPAVRLRVLEDAGRSSVPFTSGILIGIGETYEERAASLFALRKVSRAHHGIQELIIQNFRAKPDTAMRGMPDAELDALIAAVAVARHVLGPRACIQAPPNLVDSEYERLIAAGIDDWGGVSPLTIDHVNPERPWPQIDELAERSRAAGFELRERLCVYPEFVRRGEPWLDPRLRPHVAALADPATGLARSGALPEGLPWQEPDEAFTATGRTDLHRTIDTEGRTGDRRDDFDEVYGDWGALREAAAPGMRPERIGTDVRQALATAAGDPTRLTDDEALALLHADGPALDALCRIADDVRKSAVGDDVTYIVTRNINFTNVCYTGCRFCAFAQRRTDADAYTLSLDQVADRAQQAWEVGAVEVCMQGGIHPDLPGTAYFDIAKAVKERVPGMHVHAFSPMEVVNGATRTGLSIREWLTAAKEAGLDTVPGTAAEILDDEVRWILTKGKLPAATWTEVIETAHDLGIRSSSTMMYGHVDQPRHWLGHLRTLAGIQQRTGGFTEFVTLPFIHTNAPVYLAGIARPGPTARDNRAVTAMARLLLHPHVPNIQTSWVKLGAEGAAEMLRSGANDLGGTLMEETISRMAGSSYGSYKSVKDLIAVAEAAGRPARPRTTLYGEVPEERQRAAEASDGHLPELLPVLD, from the coding sequence ATGACGACATCGGCATCCGCGACCTCCGGAACCGGCCCGACCGAGAACTCCATGCGTCGCGCCCTCAAACGGGCGAGGGACGGGGTGTCCCTCGACGTCGCCGAGGCGGCCGTCCTGCTCCGGGCACGCGGTGAGCAGTTGGAGGACCTGTCCGCCTCGGCCGCCCGGGTCCGGGACGCGGGCCTCCTGGCCGCGGGCCGGCCCGGAGTGATCACGTACTCGAAGAGCGTCTTCATCCCGCTGACCCGGCTGTGCCGGGACAAGTGCCACTACTGCACGTTCGTCACCGTGCCCGGCAGACTGCGCCGCGCCGGGCACGGGATGTTCATGTCGCCGGACGAGGTGCTCGACGTCGCCCGCAAGGGCGCCGCCGCCGGCTGCAAGGAAGCCCTGATCACCCTCGGCGACAAGCCCGAGGACCGCTGGCCCGAGGCGCGCGAATGGCTCGAGGCGCACGGCTACGACGACACGATCGCGTACGTCCGCGCCGTCTCCGTGCGCATCCTGGAGGAGACGGGGCTCCTCCCGCACCTCAACCCGGGCGTGCTGACCTGGACCGACTTCCAGCGCCTCAAGCCCGTCGCGCCGTCCATGGGCATGATGCTGGAGACCACCGCGACCCGCCTGTGGTCCGAGCCCGGCGGCCCGCACCACGGCTCCCCGGACAAGGAACCCGCCGTCCGACTGCGCGTCCTGGAGGACGCCGGCCGCTCCTCGGTTCCCTTCACCTCGGGCATCCTCATCGGCATCGGCGAGACGTACGAGGAGCGCGCCGCGTCCCTCTTCGCGCTGCGGAAGGTCTCCCGGGCCCATCACGGCATCCAGGAACTGATCATCCAGAACTTCCGCGCCAAGCCGGACACCGCGATGCGCGGCATGCCGGACGCGGAACTCGACGCCCTGATCGCCGCGGTCGCCGTCGCCCGGCACGTCCTCGGTCCCCGCGCCTGCATCCAGGCCCCGCCCAACCTGGTCGACTCCGAGTACGAGCGGCTGATCGCCGCAGGCATCGACGACTGGGGTGGCGTCTCCCCGCTCACCATCGACCACGTGAACCCCGAACGCCCCTGGCCGCAGATCGACGAACTCGCCGAGAGGTCCCGCGCGGCCGGCTTCGAACTGAGGGAACGCCTCTGCGTCTACCCGGAGTTCGTCCGGCGTGGCGAGCCCTGGCTGGACCCGCGGCTGCGCCCGCACGTGGCGGCGCTCGCCGACCCGGCCACGGGCCTGGCGCGCTCCGGTGCCCTCCCCGAGGGGCTGCCCTGGCAGGAGCCGGACGAGGCATTCACCGCCACCGGCCGTACCGACCTGCACCGCACCATCGACACCGAGGGCCGCACCGGCGACCGCCGTGACGACTTCGACGAGGTGTACGGCGACTGGGGCGCACTGCGCGAGGCCGCCGCCCCCGGCATGCGGCCCGAGCGCATCGGCACCGACGTACGCCAGGCCCTCGCGACGGCGGCCGGCGACCCGACCCGGCTCACCGACGACGAGGCCCTCGCCCTGCTGCACGCCGACGGCCCCGCGCTGGACGCCCTGTGCCGGATCGCGGACGACGTACGGAAGTCGGCGGTCGGCGACGACGTCACCTACATCGTCACCCGCAACATCAACTTCACCAACGTCTGTTACACGGGCTGTCGTTTCTGCGCCTTCGCGCAGCGCCGCACGGACGCCGACGCGTACACGCTCTCCCTGGACCAGGTGGCCGACCGTGCCCAACAGGCTTGGGAGGTGGGCGCGGTGGAGGTCTGCATGCAGGGCGGCATCCACCCCGACCTGCCCGGCACGGCGTACTTCGACATCGCGAAGGCGGTGAAGGAACGCGTCCCCGGCATGCACGTGCACGCCTTCTCCCCGATGGAGGTGGTCAACGGCGCCACCCGCACCGGCCTGTCGATCCGCGAATGGCTGACCGCCGCCAAGGAGGCCGGCCTGGACACCGTCCCCGGTACGGCGGCGGAGATCCTCGACGACGAGGTCCGCTGGATCCTCACCAAGGGCAAGCTGCCGGCGGCCACCTGGACCGAGGTCATCGAAACGGCCCACGACCTGGGCATCCGTTCCTCGTCCACGATGATGTACGGCCACGTGGACCAGCCCCGCCACTGGCTCGGACACCTGCGCACCCTCGCCGGTATCCAGCAACGTACCGGCGGCTTCACGGAGTTCGTCACCCTTCCCTTCATCCACACCAACGCCCCCGTCTACCTGGCCGGCATCGCCCGCCCCGGCCCGACGGCCCGCGACAACCGCGCGGTCACGGCGATGGCCCGTCTCCTCCTCCACCCCCACGTCCCCAACATCCAGACCAGCTGGGTCAAACTGGGCGCGGAGGGTGCGGCGGAGATGCTCCGTTCCGGCGCCAACGACCTGGGCGGCACGCTGATGGAGGAGACCATCTCCCGCATGGCGGGCTCCTCCTACGGCTCGTACAAGTCGGTCAAGGACCTGATCGCGGTGGCGGAGGCGGCGGGCCGCCCGGCCAGGCCCCGCACCACCCTGTACGGAGAGGTCCCGGAGGAACGGCAACGGGCGGCCGAGGCGTCGGACGGCCACCTGCCGGAACTGCTGCCGGTGCTGGACTGA
- a CDS encoding DNA-binding protein: MGVHAWLSAARDADPPVITSAVVLVEVVHPKINDAAPRWTLPRVRVEPVAQALAQSAAALLRAAGLHDHKYAVDAMLCATALRHPGRVTILTSDVEDIGLLSAGHPRGVAETV, encoded by the coding sequence GTGGGGGTCCACGCATGGCTGTCGGCCGCCCGTGACGCCGATCCGCCCGTGATCACCTCCGCCGTGGTGCTGGTCGAGGTGGTCCATCCGAAGATCAACGATGCGGCGCCGCGGTGGACGCTCCCACGTGTACGCGTGGAACCGGTCGCCCAGGCGCTCGCCCAGTCCGCCGCCGCTCTGCTGCGTGCCGCCGGCCTTCACGACCACAAGTACGCCGTCGACGCCATGCTCTGCGCGACCGCCCTGCGGCATCCCGGCCGGGTGACCATCCTGACCTCCGACGTGGAGGACATCGGCCTGCTCTCTGCCGGGCATCCACGTGGGGTGGCCGAGACGGTCTGA